The following are encoded in a window of Falco biarmicus isolate bFalBia1 chromosome 8, bFalBia1.pri, whole genome shotgun sequence genomic DNA:
- the SLC25A48 gene encoding solute carrier family 25 member 48 isoform X1, whose translation MGSLQLQDFAAGWVGGAASVVVGHPLDTIKTRLQAGHGYGNTLNCVLTVYRNESVAGFFRGMSFPLASIAVYSSVVFGVFSNTQRLLSQLRHGDPAHAPALTDVAVASVVAGFVSVGIGTPVDLVKIRLQMQTQPYSKANVNPKPTVPGFPVYRGPIHCFRTVLQKEGIAGIYRGMGAMLLRDVPGYCLYFIPYTFFCDWITPDGCISPNPSSVWLAGGVAGVISWGTATPMDVVKSRLQADGVYLNKYKGTLDCILQSYQNEGLKCYQEDLKVSYFPEPDEQCGVGEGSAALTDAARPAPTASAFSSATDLVPGGL comes from the exons ATGGgcagcctccagctgcaggacttCGCGGCGGGCTGGGTGGGCG gagctgccagcgTGGTCGTGGGCCACCCCTTGGACACAATCAAG ACTCGTTTGCAAGCTGGACACGGATATGGAAATACACTCAACTGTGTTCTCACTGTGTACAGAAATGAGTCT GTGGCTGGCTTCTTCAGAGGCATGTCCTTCCCACTGGCCAGCATCGCCGTCTACAGCTCCGTGGTGTTCGGTGTCTTCAGCAACACGCAACGGCTCCTCAGCCAGCTCCGCCACGGGGACCCGGCCCACGCACCGGCACTCACCGATGTGGCCGTTGCCAGCGTGGTGGCAGGGTTCGTCTCTGTGGGCATCGGCACTCCTGTGGACCTGGTAAAGATAAGGCTACAGATGCAAACGCAGCCATACAGCAAAG CAAACGTTAACCCAAAGCCCACAGTTCCGGGATTTCCTGTGTACCGAGGCCCAATTCACTGTTTTAGGACAGTCCTACAGAAAGAGGGGATAGCAGGAATATACCGAGGCATGGGAGCTATGCTTCTGAGGGATGTTCCTGGGTACTGCCTCTATTTCATCCcttacacatttttctgtgactGGATTACCCCTGATGGATGCATTTCCCCTAATCCCTCCTCCGTCTGGCTGGCAGGGGGTGTAGCAG GAGTCATTTCCTGGGGGACTGCTACTCCAATGGATGTTGTGAAAAGTCGACTTCAGGCAGATGGAGTTTATTTAAACAAGTACAAAGGGACCCTTGACTGTATCTTGCAGAGCTACCAGAACGAGGGCTTAAAA TGTTACCAAGAAGACCTGAAAGTCTCCTACTTCCCTGAGCCAGATGAGCAGTGTGGTGTGGGCGAGGGCTCAGCTGCACTGACCGATGCCGCCCGTCCTGCACCTACAgcatctgctttctcttctgccacGGACTTAGTCCCTGGAGGACTCTGA
- the SLC25A48 gene encoding solute carrier family 25 member 48 isoform X3, with product MSFPLASIAVYSSVVFGVFSNTQRLLSQLRHGDPAHAPALTDVAVASVVAGFVSVGIGTPVDLVKIRLQMQTQPYSKANVNPKPTVPGFPVYRGPIHCFRTVLQKEGIAGIYRGMGAMLLRDVPGYCLYFIPYTFFCDWITPDGCISPNPSSVWLAGGVAGVISWGTATPMDVVKSRLQADGVYLNKYKGTLDCILQSYQNEGLKCYQEDLKVSYFPEPDEQCGVGEGSAALTDAARPAPTASAFSSATDLVPGGL from the exons ATGTCCTTCCCACTGGCCAGCATCGCCGTCTACAGCTCCGTGGTGTTCGGTGTCTTCAGCAACACGCAACGGCTCCTCAGCCAGCTCCGCCACGGGGACCCGGCCCACGCACCGGCACTCACCGATGTGGCCGTTGCCAGCGTGGTGGCAGGGTTCGTCTCTGTGGGCATCGGCACTCCTGTGGACCTGGTAAAGATAAGGCTACAGATGCAAACGCAGCCATACAGCAAAG CAAACGTTAACCCAAAGCCCACAGTTCCGGGATTTCCTGTGTACCGAGGCCCAATTCACTGTTTTAGGACAGTCCTACAGAAAGAGGGGATAGCAGGAATATACCGAGGCATGGGAGCTATGCTTCTGAGGGATGTTCCTGGGTACTGCCTCTATTTCATCCcttacacatttttctgtgactGGATTACCCCTGATGGATGCATTTCCCCTAATCCCTCCTCCGTCTGGCTGGCAGGGGGTGTAGCAG GAGTCATTTCCTGGGGGACTGCTACTCCAATGGATGTTGTGAAAAGTCGACTTCAGGCAGATGGAGTTTATTTAAACAAGTACAAAGGGACCCTTGACTGTATCTTGCAGAGCTACCAGAACGAGGGCTTAAAA TGTTACCAAGAAGACCTGAAAGTCTCCTACTTCCCTGAGCCAGATGAGCAGTGTGGTGTGGGCGAGGGCTCAGCTGCACTGACCGATGCCGCCCGTCCTGCACCTACAgcatctgctttctcttctgccacGGACTTAGTCCCTGGAGGACTCTGA
- the LOC130154186 gene encoding uncharacterized protein LOC130154186, translating into MNASMLSSILFSCLLLSVQAQNCSVREIIRYTKRLLEGSSVSCPCRETAASSCSCLPIAESGHELACFVEGTEHMLKNNVSSSAVIARLNLTFQTQLDRKFCESLARGNQCQYKTKGNVKEFLNKILTTYQEINKSRA; encoded by the exons ATGAATGCCAGCATGCTGTCATCCATACTCTTCTCTTGtttgctgctctctgtgcaAGCACAGAATTGCAGTGTCCGTGAAATTATCCGGTATACAAAACGTCTGCTC GAGGGAAGTTCCGTAAGTTGCCCATGTAGGGAGACAGCTGCCAGT TCATGTTCGTGTCTTCCCATCGCTGag TCTGGCCATGAATTGGCATGCTTTGTGGAAGGAACCGAACACATGCTGAAAAACAACGTATCTTCAAGTGCAGTAATTGCAAGACTTAATCTAACCTTTCAGACTCAGCTGGACAGAAAATTCTGTGAA AGCCTGGCGCGTGGGAATCAATGCCAGTACAAGACCAAGGGAAATGTGAAGGAGTTTTTGAATAAAATCCTGACAACCTATCAAGAAATCAATAAATctagagcttaa
- the SLC25A48 gene encoding solute carrier family 25 member 48 isoform X2, translating into MGSLQLQDFAAGWVGGAASVVVGHPLDTIKTRLQAGHGYGNTLNCVLTVYRNESVAGFFRGMSFPLASIAVYSSVVFGVFSNTQRLLSQLRHGDPAHAPALTDVAVASVVAGFVSVGIGTPVDLVKIRLQMQTQPYSKANVNPKPTVPGFPVYRGPIHCFRTVLQKEGIAGIYRGMGAMLLRDVPGYCLYFIPYTFFCDWITPDGCISPNPSSVWLAGGVAGVISWGTATPMDVVKSRLQADGVYLNKYKGTLDCILQSYQNEGLKVFFRGITINAVRGFPVSSAMFLGYELSLKAMKRDQTETNP; encoded by the exons ATGGgcagcctccagctgcaggacttCGCGGCGGGCTGGGTGGGCG gagctgccagcgTGGTCGTGGGCCACCCCTTGGACACAATCAAG ACTCGTTTGCAAGCTGGACACGGATATGGAAATACACTCAACTGTGTTCTCACTGTGTACAGAAATGAGTCT GTGGCTGGCTTCTTCAGAGGCATGTCCTTCCCACTGGCCAGCATCGCCGTCTACAGCTCCGTGGTGTTCGGTGTCTTCAGCAACACGCAACGGCTCCTCAGCCAGCTCCGCCACGGGGACCCGGCCCACGCACCGGCACTCACCGATGTGGCCGTTGCCAGCGTGGTGGCAGGGTTCGTCTCTGTGGGCATCGGCACTCCTGTGGACCTGGTAAAGATAAGGCTACAGATGCAAACGCAGCCATACAGCAAAG CAAACGTTAACCCAAAGCCCACAGTTCCGGGATTTCCTGTGTACCGAGGCCCAATTCACTGTTTTAGGACAGTCCTACAGAAAGAGGGGATAGCAGGAATATACCGAGGCATGGGAGCTATGCTTCTGAGGGATGTTCCTGGGTACTGCCTCTATTTCATCCcttacacatttttctgtgactGGATTACCCCTGATGGATGCATTTCCCCTAATCCCTCCTCCGTCTGGCTGGCAGGGGGTGTAGCAG GAGTCATTTCCTGGGGGACTGCTACTCCAATGGATGTTGTGAAAAGTCGACTTCAGGCAGATGGAGTTTATTTAAACAAGTACAAAGGGACCCTTGACTGTATCTTGCAGAGCTACCAGAACGAGGGCTTAAAA GTCTTTTTTAGGGGCATCACGATCAATGCAGTGCGAGGATTCCCAGTGAGTTCAGCCATGTTTCTTGGCTATGAACTTTCCctcaaagcaatgaaaagagACCAAACTGAGACCAATCCTTAA